A stretch of the Bacteroidota bacterium genome encodes the following:
- a CDS encoding cation transporter codes for MSNEAKAIKTTYFSIVGNTLLAIIKWLTGYFGNSYALIADAIESTTDIFSSILVLFGIKYSSRPADENHPYGHGRIEPLITFLVVVFLITSASIIAHDSILNIQTPHDPPKAYTLIVLGVIIIWKEISYRFVIQKSKETKSSSLKADAWHHRSDAITSLAAFVGILVALLLGKGYESADDWAALLASGFIYYNSYLIFRPALGEIMDEHQYDDIRNDIKLASQKVAGVIDIEKCYVRKIGMKFFIDIHLTVDGSISVKEGHAISHVLKDHLKSEFPEIADILIHIEPNDH; via the coding sequence ATGTCGAATGAAGCAAAAGCAATAAAAACAACGTATTTCAGCATTGTTGGAAATACCTTGTTGGCCATTATTAAATGGCTTACCGGCTATTTTGGGAACTCCTACGCCCTTATTGCTGATGCAATTGAATCAACAACCGACATTTTCTCTTCTATTTTGGTATTATTCGGTATCAAATATTCGAGTCGACCGGCAGACGAGAATCATCCCTATGGACATGGACGAATTGAACCCTTGATTACCTTTTTAGTGGTTGTATTCTTAATTACCTCCGCCAGCATCATTGCACATGATAGTATTTTAAATATTCAAACGCCACATGACCCACCTAAAGCATACACGTTAATTGTATTGGGCGTCATCATCATCTGGAAAGAAATTTCGTATCGTTTTGTGATTCAAAAAAGTAAGGAAACCAAAAGCTCCTCCTTAAAAGCCGATGCATGGCATCACCGGAGCGATGCGATTACCTCATTGGCTGCCTTTGTTGGGATTCTAGTTGCATTGCTACTTGGTAAAGGATATGAATCTGCAGATGATTGGGCGGCATTGCTCGCTTCCGGATTTATCTATTACAATAGTTATTTAATTTTCCGACCGGCATTGGGAGAAATAATGGATGAACATCAATACGATGATATACGGAACGATATCAAACTGGCCTCTCAGAAAGTTGCCGGAGTAATCGATATCGAAAAATGTTATGTCAGAAAAATAGGTATGAAGTTCTTCATTGACATCCACTTAACTGTTGATGGAAGTATTTCGGTAAAAGAAGGACATGCGATCTCACATGTATTAAAAGATCATTTAAAGTCAGAATTTCCTGAAATAGCGGATATTTTGATTCACATCGAACCCAACGATCACTAA
- a CDS encoding response regulator, with protein sequence MEKKKILLIEDNNDVRENTAEILTLAKYNVITAKNGKEGVELAQKEKPDLIICDIMMPVLDGHGALHMLSKNEETASIPFIFLTAKAERSDFRKGMEMGADDYLTKPFDDVELMNAIESRLRKNEILKKEFSKNIEGINEFMNEAKGIDSLKKLSEARDVRIYKKKDEIYKEGNYPKGVYFVNKGKVKTYQTNEFGKELITELHKEGEFFGYLSLLQDEKYSGSASALEDSEVYMIPKEDFFALIYKNAEVSRRFIEILSNNLRENEKQLVKLAYNSVRKRVAEALVKLSDKYKKEGEQVFSMNVSREDLANLVGTATETVIRTLSDFKEEKYIEVSGGKITILNYDRLANMRN encoded by the coding sequence ATGGAAAAGAAAAAAATTCTTTTGATAGAGGACAATAACGATGTTCGTGAAAACACAGCCGAAATTCTTACCCTGGCGAAATACAATGTGATTACCGCTAAAAATGGAAAAGAAGGAGTAGAGCTGGCACAAAAGGAAAAGCCTGATTTAATTATTTGTGATATTATGATGCCTGTTTTGGATGGGCATGGCGCATTGCACATGTTGTCGAAAAACGAAGAAACAGCTAGTATCCCATTCATTTTTTTAACAGCAAAAGCGGAACGCAGCGATTTTAGAAAAGGAATGGAAATGGGTGCAGATGATTATTTAACAAAACCTTTTGACGATGTGGAGTTAATGAATGCCATTGAAAGCCGTTTGAGAAAAAATGAAATTCTGAAAAAGGAGTTTTCTAAAAATATTGAAGGAATCAATGAGTTTATGAATGAAGCGAAAGGCATTGATTCTCTAAAAAAACTCTCGGAAGCTAGAGATGTAAGGATTTATAAAAAGAAGGATGAGATTTACAAAGAAGGAAATTATCCGAAAGGCGTTTATTTTGTGAATAAAGGAAAAGTGAAAACCTACCAAACAAACGAGTTTGGGAAAGAACTCATCACTGAATTGCATAAAGAAGGCGAGTTTTTTGGTTACTTATCACTTCTGCAGGATGAGAAATATTCGGGATCCGCATCTGCTTTGGAAGATTCGGAAGTGTACATGATTCCAAAAGAAGATTTTTTTGCATTGATTTATAAGAATGCTGAAGTATCGCGCAGGTTCATTGAAATTTTATCAAATAATTTACGTGAAAACGAAAAGCAACTGGTGAAATTGGCTTACAATTCTGTAAGAAAACGTGTGGCGGAAGCATTGGTTAAATTATCCGATAAATACAAAAAAGAAGGGGAGCAAGTGTTTAGTATGAATGTGTCTCGTGAAGATTTGGCAAACTTAGTAGGTACTGCAACCGAAACAGTAATCCGTACTTTGAGCGATTTTAAAGAAGAAAAATACATCGAAGTATCAGGAGGTAAGATCACAATCCTGAATTACGATCGACTTGCCAATATGAGAAATTAG
- a CDS encoding PAS domain S-box protein produces MQTEKINKMQEKEGIEALFLYATEGIIVANDKGEITRCNPSAESLFGYEKDELIGKKIEVLVPRSLTSKHEAHRDKYSEKPHARSMGADMQLFGLKKDGSEFPIQISLSPYTSTEGRFVIAFIIDITARRQAEDKLKNYSVELEKQVKSRTLILEEAIHELEKTKKDLHSALEKERELNELKSRFVAMASHEFRTPLTTMMSSLSLVTKYGEQNDKENQIKHVSKIKNSINNLTDILNDFLSLSKLEEGKVDNMPEETNLRQFLDEIVSEMKVMALDGQVITLAHDGNELVSVDRKLLKNVMFNLISNAIKFSPSGGEIAIKSIVDSATIAISVQDSGIGISKEDQKHLFERFFRGHNATHIQGTGLGLSIVARYAQLMNGSVAIESEENKGTIFTIKLFYENN; encoded by the coding sequence ATGCAAACTGAGAAGATAAATAAAATGCAAGAGAAAGAAGGCATAGAAGCACTTTTTTTATACGCTACCGAGGGTATTATTGTAGCGAATGATAAAGGTGAGATTACGCGTTGTAACCCAAGTGCTGAGTCGCTTTTTGGGTATGAAAAAGACGAGCTGATTGGCAAAAAAATAGAAGTGCTGGTACCCAGGAGTTTAACCTCCAAACACGAAGCACACCGAGATAAATACAGTGAAAAGCCTCATGCACGGTCTATGGGAGCGGATATGCAGTTGTTTGGTTTAAAAAAAGATGGGTCGGAATTTCCGATTCAGATTAGTTTAAGTCCGTATACATCCACCGAAGGTCGTTTTGTTATCGCTTTTATTATTGATATAACCGCCAGAAGACAAGCAGAAGATAAACTTAAAAACTATTCGGTTGAACTTGAAAAACAAGTAAAAAGCAGAACCTTGATTTTAGAGGAAGCCATCCATGAGTTAGAAAAAACAAAAAAGGATTTGCATTCAGCCCTCGAAAAGGAAAGGGAGTTGAACGAATTAAAATCTCGTTTTGTGGCGATGGCTTCTCATGAATTTAGAACACCTTTAACTACAATGATGTCTTCGTTGTCGCTTGTTACCAAATATGGCGAACAAAACGATAAAGAGAATCAGATAAAGCATGTTTCTAAAATAAAAAACTCCATCAATAATCTTACGGATATTCTCAATGATTTTCTTTCGCTTAGCAAGCTGGAGGAAGGCAAGGTAGACAATATGCCGGAAGAAACCAATTTGCGACAGTTTTTGGATGAAATTGTTTCGGAAATGAAAGTGATGGCATTAGATGGTCAAGTGATCACACTTGCGCATGATGGAAATGAACTCGTTTCGGTAGATCGCAAATTGTTGAAAAATGTGATGTTTAATTTGATTTCCAATGCGATTAAATTTTCACCCTCAGGAGGTGAAATTGCTATTAAATCCATTGTCGATTCTGCTACCATTGCTATTTCTGTTCAGGATTCCGGAATAGGAATTTCCAAAGAAGATCAAAAACATTTGTTCGAACGTTTTTTTAGAGGGCATAATGCAACCCATATACAAGGTACAGGTCTTGGGTTAAGTATTGTCGCCAGATACGCTCAATTAATGAACGGTTCAGTCGCCATAGAGAGTGAAGAAAATAAAGGGACCATCTTTACAATAAAATTATTTTACGAAAACAATTAA
- a CDS encoding universal stress protein — translation MDALTIKRILIPTDFSKTGLLAVEHAAFMARIYKAELYLMHAIELSESAFSIYNPAIIIRDITEIERIANDQLKRLADKLKKEYAIKVNTTCITGKLVTEVATFIKKKKIDILVMGTHGASGFNEFFVGSNTHKIVTLSTCPVISVQTHAKKLGFTKILLPIDDAFKSRQKVDATISLAKKYAAKIYILGLLDKEGDVDPKKFKIKLEAIEKNIEKAGLPYETKITKGDNLAEAALKHSKKIKADLIIVLNDHESRINGRFLGVFAKQIVNHSRVPVLSLLPH, via the coding sequence ATGGACGCACTTACTATCAAACGGATTCTTATCCCTACAGACTTTTCTAAAACGGGTCTACTGGCTGTTGAACATGCTGCATTTATGGCGCGTATATACAAAGCAGAGCTGTATTTGATGCATGCTATTGAACTGTCAGAATCCGCTTTCAGCATTTATAACCCTGCCATTATCATTCGCGACATCACTGAAATTGAACGAATTGCGAATGACCAACTCAAGCGTTTGGCTGATAAATTAAAAAAAGAATATGCGATTAAAGTCAATACGACCTGCATCACCGGAAAACTAGTGACCGAAGTAGCAACCTTCATAAAAAAGAAAAAAATTGACATACTAGTAATGGGAACACATGGTGCCAGCGGGTTTAATGAGTTTTTTGTTGGAAGCAACACACATAAAATCGTTACCTTATCTACCTGTCCGGTTATCAGTGTTCAAACACATGCTAAGAAATTAGGATTTACAAAAATTTTGCTACCCATTGATGATGCATTTAAATCCAGACAAAAGGTAGATGCTACCATTTCTTTGGCTAAAAAATATGCTGCGAAGATTTACATCCTCGGATTATTGGATAAAGAGGGCGATGTTGATCCGAAAAAATTCAAAATTAAACTAGAAGCCATTGAGAAAAATATTGAAAAAGCGGGGCTTCCTTATGAAACAAAAATCACAAAAGGCGATAATTTAGCGGAAGCAGCCTTGAAACACTCGAAAAAGATCAAAGCCGATTTAATTATCGTTTTAAATGACCATGAATCACGAATCAATGGAAGATTCTTAGGAGTATTTGCAAAACAAATCGTGAACCATTCTAGAGTTCCCGTTTTGAGCTTATTACCACATTAA
- a CDS encoding universal stress protein has translation MTQQSSIFLATDYSEQVISAEHYAFEFAKETNSLLTIIHVYDLPFSLPSEANAYVKETERIRKHELQKLKLHCEKIMHDIDIKLNEVKWECLVLEGAIGKEISKETERSKPDLIITGTHETKGFISFFENSHTWEIIKKTNVPILSVPPKHPIKEIKKIVFATEFKDGEIPGLSYLVDFAREFNAEIIVLHISNHTITDEFEKNIFEQFRTEIFEALDYDKLYLRLIHSDDIVGGINDYCDSVQADWLAMSHSKPALLKRLFLAKKSVTKELVLQSHIPLLSLPDSFISEQEKTIDSVIETITFNKNTAQ, from the coding sequence ATGACACAACAATCGTCTATATTTTTAGCTACCGATTATTCGGAGCAAGTAATAAGTGCAGAACACTATGCATTTGAATTTGCCAAAGAAACCAATTCTTTACTCACCATTATTCACGTCTATGATTTACCATTCAGCTTACCTTCAGAAGCTAACGCATACGTAAAGGAAACCGAACGAATCCGTAAACACGAATTACAAAAATTAAAATTGCATTGTGAAAAAATAATGCATGATATTGATATCAAACTAAATGAGGTAAAATGGGAATGTCTTGTTTTGGAAGGTGCAATTGGAAAAGAAATTTCAAAAGAAACAGAAAGAAGCAAGCCTGATTTGATTATTACCGGAACTCATGAAACAAAAGGCTTCATCTCATTTTTCGAAAACAGTCATACCTGGGAAATTATCAAAAAAACGAATGTTCCGATTTTGTCGGTTCCCCCCAAACACCCGATCAAAGAAATAAAAAAAATAGTGTTTGCAACGGAATTCAAAGATGGAGAAATACCAGGACTCAGCTATTTGGTAGATTTTGCAAGAGAATTTAATGCTGAAATTATTGTATTGCATATCAGCAATCATACAATTACGGATGAGTTTGAAAAAAACATCTTTGAACAATTCAGAACAGAAATATTTGAGGCGCTTGATTACGATAAATTATATTTACGCTTAATCCATTCAGATGATATTGTTGGAGGAATCAATGATTACTGCGATTCGGTGCAAGCGGATTGGTTGGCCATGTCGCATTCTAAACCGGCATTATTAAAACGATTATTTTTAGCAAAAAAAAGTGTTACAAAAGAATTGGTGTTACAATCCCATATACCACTTTTATCTTTACCAGACAGTTTCATTTCAGAGCAAGAAAAGACGATTGATTCAGTTATTGAAACGATTACATTTAATAAAAATACAGCTCAATAA
- a CDS encoding universal stress protein, which translates to MKTILVPTDFSDAATNAAEYAVNLAKEINAKILLLHVYHVPVPITESPIIVLTDEEMQKDNERTLKKLASHLKGHSKVEITYKAVMGMAVEEIAEEEKNANLIVMGMKGAGKLSEIVLGSIATATLRKAKIPTLIIPEHTKFRVPKRIVFACDYSSKTDYNTIEPLKELVKKFDSKLFVLNVKSNKDVISADEAGAGLRLENKLNETNHIYHCSENENLIDGINEFVKEKKAEMIVTIPHRHNLLERLFHKSISKEIAFHTHVPLLTLPDNHQSMPAYFL; encoded by the coding sequence ATGAAAACAATTCTTGTTCCAACTGATTTTTCAGATGCTGCCACCAACGCAGCTGAATATGCGGTAAATCTTGCGAAAGAAATCAATGCAAAAATTCTACTGTTGCACGTTTATCATGTTCCTGTTCCCATCACCGAATCTCCGATTATTGTTTTAACAGATGAGGAAATGCAGAAAGACAATGAGCGAACCTTAAAAAAACTGGCTTCTCATTTAAAAGGGCATTCCAAAGTGGAAATCACCTATAAAGCGGTAATGGGAATGGCTGTAGAAGAAATCGCTGAAGAAGAAAAAAATGCCAATCTCATTGTAATGGGCATGAAAGGTGCCGGAAAATTGAGTGAAATAGTTTTGGGAAGTATTGCCACAGCAACCTTGCGAAAAGCAAAAATCCCGACACTCATTATCCCTGAGCATACTAAATTCAGGGTGCCAAAAAGAATTGTGTTTGCATGCGATTACAGCTCAAAAACGGATTACAATACCATTGAACCGTTAAAAGAACTCGTAAAAAAGTTTGATTCAAAATTATTTGTGCTGAATGTAAAAAGCAATAAAGATGTAATTTCTGCTGATGAAGCAGGTGCAGGATTACGATTAGAAAACAAGCTGAATGAAACCAATCACATCTACCATTGTTCAGAGAATGAAAATTTAATTGATGGAATAAATGAATTCGTAAAGGAGAAAAAAGCTGAAATGATTGTCACCATTCCACATCGTCACAACCTATTAGAACGTTTATTTCACAAAAGCATCAGCAAAGAGATTGCATTTCATACGCATGTTCCATTGCTCACACTACCGGACAATCACCAATCCATGCCTGCTTATTTTTTATAA
- a CDS encoding universal stress protein — MKTILVPVDFSDNSKNALDYAIPLAKKLNMKIILLHAFHPSMMEALKDSLKVINHEDIIGTPADMKQLLNNWKEAVSKSEPGLKCESIFLESNLTDELNDLIDDYAIDFIIMGTKGATGLKSVFIGSNALKIIDTAICPVMAIPTDFKFKEYTTIAFASDYHDSDKFSVQFIAEIAKPFNASLEVVHIANEDIKPRFEEDLLSNFMSGIKKEVRYEKMNFHLIEGEEDINTALNEFVSKNAVELLAVSTVDRLLHGPLFNRGVATNLAHHIQVPLLVFHAFDDGDIDLFD, encoded by the coding sequence ATGAAAACAATCCTTGTACCAGTTGATTTTTCAGATAATTCAAAAAATGCCTTGGATTATGCCATCCCTTTAGCCAAAAAGCTAAACATGAAAATAATTTTACTGCATGCCTTTCATCCTTCCATGATGGAAGCATTGAAAGATTCATTAAAAGTAATTAATCATGAAGATATCATCGGGACGCCTGCGGATATGAAGCAGCTTCTAAACAATTGGAAGGAAGCTGTTTCCAAATCTGAACCCGGATTGAAATGCGAATCCATTTTTTTAGAAAGCAATCTTACTGATGAACTCAATGATTTGATTGATGATTATGCCATTGATTTTATTATTATGGGAACGAAAGGGGCTACAGGATTAAAATCGGTTTTTATTGGAAGCAATGCATTAAAAATTATTGACACCGCTATTTGTCCGGTTATGGCCATTCCTACTGATTTTAAATTTAAAGAATATACAACCATCGCTTTCGCGAGTGATTATCACGATAGCGACAAATTTTCAGTTCAGTTTATAGCCGAAATAGCGAAACCTTTTAATGCTTCATTGGAAGTGGTGCACATCGCGAATGAAGACATCAAGCCTCGTTTTGAAGAAGATTTACTCAGTAATTTTATGAGTGGAATTAAGAAAGAAGTTCGTTATGAGAAAATGAACTTTCATTTGATTGAAGGCGAAGAGGATATTAACACAGCTTTGAATGAATTTGTCTCTAAAAATGCAGTAGAGTTGCTTGCTGTTTCCACAGTGGATCGGTTGTTACATGGACCTTTATTTAACAGAGGGGTGGCTACCAATTTAGCGCATCACATACAAGTGCCATTATTGGTATTTCATGCGTTTGATGATGGAGATATCGATTTATTCGATTAA
- a CDS encoding DUF58 domain-containing protein, protein MNSIDQQPIRPFTQLELIAKQVVEGFITGLHKSPFHGFSVEFAEHRLYNKGESTKHIDWKLYGRTDKLFIKRYEEETNLRCQLIIDDSSSMYFPLPDGKEVKQNKITFSVYCASAMIELLKRQRDAVGLSVFSETVEVHTPAKSSSLHHKMLYHELEKRIQPHDVHIHKKTSAINALHEIAEGIHKRSLVMIFSDMMDSKANSDELFSALQHLKHKKHEVILFHVVDKKKEMEFDFDNRPYRFVDMETGEEIKLHPNEIKDSYLSQMAEYKKELMLKCGQYKIDFVEADINLGFDQVLMPYLLKRTRMM, encoded by the coding sequence TTGAACTCAATAGACCAACAACCCATCCGTCCGTTTACCCAACTGGAGCTCATTGCGAAACAGGTGGTGGAAGGTTTTATTACAGGGTTGCATAAAAGTCCATTTCATGGTTTTAGTGTTGAGTTTGCCGAACATCGTTTATACAATAAAGGTGAGTCCACCAAACATATCGATTGGAAATTATATGGTCGGACGGATAAACTGTTTATTAAACGTTACGAAGAAGAAACCAATTTACGTTGTCAACTAATCATTGATGATTCATCTTCCATGTATTTTCCTCTTCCCGATGGAAAAGAGGTGAAGCAAAACAAAATTACTTTTTCTGTGTATTGTGCTTCTGCGATGATTGAATTGTTGAAACGACAGCGTGATGCTGTTGGGTTAAGCGTTTTCTCGGAAACGGTAGAAGTACATACTCCTGCAAAATCCAGCTCTTTGCACCATAAGATGTTGTATCACGAATTGGAGAAAAGAATCCAGCCGCATGATGTTCATATTCATAAAAAAACATCTGCAATAAATGCATTGCATGAAATAGCGGAAGGGATTCACAAACGCTCCTTAGTAATGATTTTTAGTGATATGATGGATTCGAAAGCAAATTCCGATGAATTGTTTTCTGCACTTCAACATTTAAAACACAAAAAGCATGAAGTCATTTTATTTCATGTGGTGGATAAAAAGAAAGAAATGGAATTTGATTTTGATAATCGTCCGTATCGTTTTGTGGATATGGAAACCGGTGAAGAAATTAAATTACATCCCAACGAAATTAAAGACTCCTACCTAAGTCAAATGGCGGAATACAAAAAGGAATTGATGCTGAAATGCGGTCAATACAAAATCGATTTTGTAGAAGCCGACATTAACTTGGGCTTTGATCAAGTGCTCATGCCGTATTTGTTGAAGCGTACACGAATGATGTAG
- the trxA gene encoding thioredoxin: MALEITDANFEELVAKSTKPVLLDFWAEWCGPCRMVGPVVEELSKDYADTAVVGKVNVDNNANISAMFGIRNIPTILFFKGGEVVDKQVGAVPKSVLDAKLKALL, from the coding sequence ATGGCATTAGAAATCACAGACGCTAACTTTGAGGAGTTAGTAGCAAAATCAACAAAACCGGTATTATTAGACTTTTGGGCAGAATGGTGTGGACCATGCCGTATGGTAGGACCTGTAGTTGAAGAATTATCAAAAGACTACGCTGATACAGCAGTAGTTGGTAAAGTAAATGTAGATAATAACGCAAACATTTCTGCAATGTTTGGTATCCGCAATATCCCTACTATCCTTTTCTTTAAAGGTGGTGAAGTTGTTGACAAACAAGTTGGAGCAGTTCCAAAATCAGTTTTGGATGCGAAGTTGAAAGCTTTGCTTTAG